A segment of the Symmachiella macrocystis genome:
CCCCCCTGAATCCGCAGTCGACCTGACAGCGAAATATAACGAGGACAAAATCGCCTGGGCCAGCCGCCCTAAATTCAAAGACGGGAAATCCCACCGGCTTGAGGGGACCAACTGCGCGACCTACCTGTACCGCACCATCGATGCACCGTCACCCCGCCGCGCGACCTTCCGACTCGGCAGCGACGATGGGATCAAGATGTGGGTCAACGGTCAGGAAGTCTTAGCCCATGATGTCCAACGCACCGTCGCCCCCGACCAAGAACGCGTCACAGTCGACCTGAAACAAGGCAAAAACGAAATCCTGCTTAAAGTCGTCAACTACGGATCGCGGCACGAATTCTACTTCGACAAGACCATCGAAAACGCCAACTCCGAAGTCCTACAAATTACCCCCATATTGGCGAAGTCCGCTGAGAGTCGTAGCGATGACGAAAAGAAACAACTGCGCGACTACTTCCGTCGCAATTCTTCGCCTGAGTGGCAACAATTGAGCGACGAACTGGCGAAGTTGAACCAAGAACGCAAAACGCTCGTCGATGCCATTCCCGCCACAATGATCATGAAAGACCGCGACGAACCGCGGGATTGTTTTGTTCTCGAGCGAGGCGAATACACCAAACCAGGCGAAAAGGTCGAAATGGGTGTCCCCGCCTCAATGCCGCCGCTGCCGGAAAACGCCCCCAAAAACAGGCTGGCCTTGGCGCAATGGTTGGTTGCCCCCGAGCATCCGCTCACCGCGCGGGTCACGGTCAATCGCTATTGGCAACATTTCTTCGGCACCGGTATCGTCAAAACGGCCGAAGACTTCGGCTCGCAAGGCGAATGGCCCTCCCATCCGCGGTTGCTCGATTGGCTCGCCACCGAGTTCATTGGGACGGGTTGGGATGTCAAACGGATGCAGAAGTTAATTGTGATGTCCGGCACTTACCGCCAATCATCAAATATCACCCCCGAGTCGCACGCCCACGATCCGCAAAACCGGTTGTTGGCCCGCGGACCGCGATTCCGCCTCGACGCCGAAATGCTGCGTGACAATGCGTTATTCCTGAGCGGCACAATCGTCGAAAAAGTCGGCGGCAAAAGCGTCCGCCCCTATCAACCAGCCGGCATTTGGAAAGCGGTCGGCTATTCGGGAAGTAACACGGTGAACTTTGTCCGCGACAATGGCGACAAATTGTATCGCCGGAGCTTGTACATTTTTTGGAAACGAACAGCCCCGCCACCATCGATGATCACCTTCGATGCTCCGTCCCGCGAATCGTGCACCGTCCGCCGCGCGCGAACCAACACACCGTTGCAAGCGCTGGTGCTGCTCAACGACGAACAATACGTCGAAGCGGCCCGGAAATTCGCCGAGCGGATCATGACTGAAGGGGGGACAGACGCCAAGTCGCGAATCGAATTCGCCTTCCGCGCCGCCACCGCACGGCACCCCAACAAGGACGAAGCCCAACTTTTCCTAGATCTCTATAACGAACAATTGGCCACGTATCAGCAAGACAGTGAAGCGGCGGAAAAACTTCTATCAGTCGGCGAAGCTCCGCGGAAGCCCCAGCTCAACCCCGCCCAACTCGCCGCCTGGACGATCATCGCCAACACAATCCTGAACCTCAATGAAACGCTCACCAAAGGCTGATCCAAAACCACACGCGCCCTCAGCCTCCGGTTCTTCCGGGGAAAACCTGACGCATCGGGGATAAATGATGAACAACATATTCGACCCACATCTGTTACAAACCCGCCGGCATTTTTTCGGACGGACCGCTACGGGAATCGGGACAGCCGCTTTGGCGTCGACGTTAAATCCGGAGCTGTTCGGTGCTCCGACATCGGCCACCGAAACAGCCGACCACGGTGTGCTTGGCCAACCGCATTTTCCCGCCAAGGCCAAACGGGTCATCTACTTGTTCATGTCGGGCGCTCCCTCGCAATTGGACATGTACGACTACAAGCCGAACATGGCTGAGATGTTCGACAAGGATCTGCCCGATTCGGTCCGCAAAGGGCAGCGGATCACCACCATGACCTCGGGTCAAAAGCGATTGCCCATCGCCCCGACGCTGTTCAATTTCAAACAACATGGCCAATCGGGCGCGTGGATTAGCGAATTGTTGCCGCACACCGCCAAAATGGTCGATGACATGGCGATCATCAAGACCGTCAACACCGAAGCCATCAACCACGACCCGGCGATCACCTACATTCAAACCGGCGCGCAACTTCCCGGACGTCCCAGCATGGGCGCGTGGCTGTCCTATGGTCTGGGCGAGTCGTCACGGAATTTACCCAGCTTCGTGGTGCTACATTCATCATGGAGTGCGAAACGCGATGCACAAGCCCTGTATGCCCGCTTGTGGGGCGCGGGTTGGTTGCCATCTCGCTTCCAAGGCGTGAGCCTGCGTTCGCAAGGCGATCCTGTGTTGTATTTGTCGAACCCTCCCGGCGTCTCTCCGGATGTGCGTCGGAACATGCTCGATACGCTCGCCAAATTGAATGAACAACAATTCGCCGCTGTCGGGGATCCGGAAATCAATGCTCGTATTGCGCAATACGAAATGGCCTACAAAATGCAGACGTCGGTTCCCGAATTGACCGACATCTCCGGCGAAACCCAGGCCACGCTCGATATGTACGGTCCCGATGTCCACAAGCCGGGCACATTCGCAGCCAACTGTTTATTGGCTCGTCGACTCGCGGAACGTAATGTCCGCTTCGTGCAAGTCTTCATTCGAGGTTGGGACCAACATGGCAGCCTGCCCAAAGATATTCGTTCACAATGCGGCGATGTCGACCAAGGCAGTGCGGCTCTGCTCAAAGACCTCAAACAACGCGGCATGCTGGATGATACTTTGGTCATCTGGGGCGGCGAATTCGGCCGCACGGTCTATTGCCAAGGCACTTTGACCAAAACCAACTACGGCCGCGACCATCACCCCCGCTGCTTCACGGTCTGGATGGCCGGCGGCGGCGTCAAACCGGGCATCGTCTACGGCGAAACCGATGATTTCAGCTACAACGTCGTCGAAAATCCTGTGCACATCCACGATCTCAATGCCACCATTTTGCATTGCCTGGGCATCAACCACGAACGACTGACGCACCGCTTCCAAGGCCGCGATTTTCGCCTGACCGACATTCACGGTCGGGTTGTTCATGAAATCTTGGCATAAGAGTTGCACAATACGCCTTCCCCCGAAACCAGCCGGGGACGCAATTTGCGAATCGTCCGGTTTCCCGCCGAAGATCAGCGAAACCAATCCCCCCGAGCGGTGTTTATAGTTTTGCTGAGTGCGTAAAAGATTAGCAACTCATCGATACGAACGAGCAATTGTTCGTCATTGATGTCCAGGAGTGTCGGTCGTGTCTAAGTCAGCAAAATTCAAATTTCCTGCGATCAGTCTGCGCGCGCTGCTGATTAGCGGCATCACTGCCTTTGTCTTCGGTCTTGGCTTGAAGTCCTGCGCACCCTATTTTATTGAACAACGCGTCGTCGCCAAGATCGAGCAGTTGGGTGGTTCCGCGGAAACCACAATGATGCGTCCCTGTTGGATCCCCGACGCAATCCATGACGACTACCTAACATTGTTCGAACGGGTGGTTCGCGTAGAGCTAAATGGCCCCCGCATTGGAGACGAACATTTACAACAGCTCCAACTCTTTGAGCATCTGCAAAATTTGTCATTGGCACAAACCCGTATCAGCGACGAGGGACTCGCCCACCTACGTGAATTGCCAAAGCTGGAAGGACTCAATCTGCGGCTCACACAAATCACGAACGCGGGATTGCGGCAATTGCAAGAGTTGACAAACCTTACCTATCTCGTGCTCGATGCCACGCGTGTCAGCGATGCGGGGCTTGCCTTCCTTGGTGATATGCCTCGTTTGCAATTTCTCTCACTGCGTTCGACGCTGATCAGCCAAGCGGGTTTGAAGAGTTATCAACAAACCGCCCAGATGCTGACAGATCCGATCTACTCCCCACAAACCAGGCAAGACCCCGCCTGGCCGGCCTCCAAGAAAGCAGCGTCTCAACTCAACATGATGCCGCTCCCCCCCGCTTTGAAGCCGACTCCGGACCCGAGTCTTTGACGCAAAGCGGCCTCCGCAAAAATCGCGCGGGCTCGCTTGTCTCAAAATCGGCCTTTCCTCAATTCGCTCTCCCCGTTACACTTCGCGACCACATGTGCAGCACCCAAGGAATGGGTGCCCGGCGAGTTTACAGCCATTGATGCCCCCAAACCCGCCCACTACGCCGATAACGAAAGGGAGTTCGATTTATCGATGCAGCCGTTTCGATTCATTCATGCCGCCAACCTGTTACTGGACCACCAACTCCAACAGATCGACTACGCTGATCCGCACTTATGTGCCATCGCCGAAGACAGCACCCTCGCCGCGTTCCGCCAACTGGTGCGGACCGCTGTCGATGAACAAGCCGACTTTCTGTTGTTGACCGGAAACTGTTTTGACGCGGCCGACCAATGTCTGCTTGCCGAAATCGCCTTGCTCCGCGGCCTTGAGGAATTAGACGAACAGGGGATTGACGTCTACATCGTCCCCGGCCAGACCGACCCTGCCGCCTGTTGGTCGTCGTTACCGCCGCTTCCAAACAACACCACGATCTTGAGCGGCGAACGCCCCCTGTCGATCACGCGCGATGAAACCGTGATCGCCACCATTCATCCGTCGGCCAATAAGATCCGTACGACCACCGACGCCCCGTTCCCCATCGCGTTTCGTCAACACGAAGACTTCTTTCCGCCCATCGCGCGGCAGTTTGAGGAAGAACGCATTGATGGGCCGACAACCGAATACGAATTGGTCTCCAACGACGTTCGACCTGCACTAGACACGAAATCATCAGCAAGTCCAGAATTCAACGAAAACCTTGTCCGCTATTGGGTTCTGAATGCTGGCCCTGCGCGGCGAACCGTCTATGCGGAAAAAGCCGTCGCGCATCACCCCGGTGGAACGCAAGGCATCGCTCCCGCGCAGTCCGGACAGCACGGTTGTACGCTGGTCGAAGTCGACACAACCGGCAGCATAGAACTGACCTTCGTGCCGACGGCTGCTGTGCGTTTTGAAACTCTTGAGATAAACGTCCACCCCCACACCGACCGCGACGAATTACTGACTTCACTCACCAC
Coding sequences within it:
- a CDS encoding DUF1501 domain-containing protein — encoded protein: MNNIFDPHLLQTRRHFFGRTATGIGTAALASTLNPELFGAPTSATETADHGVLGQPHFPAKAKRVIYLFMSGAPSQLDMYDYKPNMAEMFDKDLPDSVRKGQRITTMTSGQKRLPIAPTLFNFKQHGQSGAWISELLPHTAKMVDDMAIIKTVNTEAINHDPAITYIQTGAQLPGRPSMGAWLSYGLGESSRNLPSFVVLHSSWSAKRDAQALYARLWGAGWLPSRFQGVSLRSQGDPVLYLSNPPGVSPDVRRNMLDTLAKLNEQQFAAVGDPEINARIAQYEMAYKMQTSVPELTDISGETQATLDMYGPDVHKPGTFAANCLLARRLAERNVRFVQVFIRGWDQHGSLPKDIRSQCGDVDQGSAALLKDLKQRGMLDDTLVIWGGEFGRTVYCQGTLTKTNYGRDHHPRCFTVWMAGGGVKPGIVYGETDDFSYNVVENPVHIHDLNATILHCLGINHERLTHRFQGRDFRLTDIHGRVVHEILA
- a CDS encoding metallophosphoesterase family protein, which translates into the protein MPGEFTAIDAPKPAHYADNEREFDLSMQPFRFIHAANLLLDHQLQQIDYADPHLCAIAEDSTLAAFRQLVRTAVDEQADFLLLTGNCFDAADQCLLAEIALLRGLEELDEQGIDVYIVPGQTDPAACWSSLPPLPNNTTILSGERPLSITRDETVIATIHPSANKIRTTTDAPFPIAFRQHEDFFPPIARQFEEERIDGPTTEYELVSNDVRPALDTKSSASPEFNENLVRYWVLNAGPARRTVYAEKAVAHHPGGTQGIAPAQSGQHGCTLVEVDTTGSIELTFVPTAAVRFETLEINVHPHTDRDELLTSLTTAVAAVHRHPSETAWLLSWQVRGYGHGRDLLADSDFQHDIDEHLRTHFHDRDIYIRSLGITSSDDAASILESAPQEELAAEYWTALTRPQPATVSDTDADEEAPPELPVISGGMWETQLRELEKTFSDGDLLDQAAALGREWFVEQTEESA